CCCGAAGTACACGTTCCACCTCTGCATCGAACCGGGGTACGAGGCCGCGACGATGGCGACCAGCGACGGGAGCGAGTGGTCGCCCGTCACCGAGGAGACCCGCGTCGACCGGGGCGACGTAGAGGCGTTCCGGGTCGAACGACAGGACGGCCCGGAGCGCCTCGTGTTCGAGCGCCCGGGCGACCAGAACTACCTGCTCCAGTACGACCCCGAACTGGTCGAGTACGACCAGACGCTCCAGGGCGTCGTCAAGGAGATGCTGGAACACCAGGAGTACCTCGACCCCGAGAACTACCTCCGCGGGAACTCGGTCGAGGGCGAGAAACCGCTGGTCCGGCTGTACTCCTCGCGCGACACCGGGCAGGGGCTGCACGCGACCACGAACCCGTTCATGTTCCGGTTCCGGATGCGCGCGGAGAACTACTGACGATGCGCGAGGACAGCCAGACACCGTCGAGGCGGGCCGCGCTGCGGCGGGTCGCCGGGCTCGCGACCGGGACGCTCCTCGCCGGGTGTCTCGGCGGCGAGGTCGGGACGACGGCCACGGAGTCGCCGGACACCGGGACGACGACGGAGACCGAACAGCCCACCGATACGACGGCGGAGACGGGGACGACCACGACGAGTGCCGACCACACCGTCGGGCTCTACACCGACCTCTACTTCGACCCCATCGGGCTCCACGTCGAGCCCGGCGACACCATCGCCTTCGAGCTGGTCTCCGGCGCCCACTCGGCGACCGCGTACCACCCCGACAACGAGGCCGTCCTGGAGCGCCGCGTCCCGCAGGCCGCGAAGGCGTGGGACACCGGCACCTGGAGCGAGACGGGGACGGTCAGGACGGCCACGCTGGCGGCCGAGGGCACGCACGACTACTTCTGCATCCCGCACAAGGGAG
This window of the Haloarchaeobius amylolyticus genome carries:
- a CDS encoding plastocyanin/azurin family copper-binding protein, which encodes MREDSQTPSRRAALRRVAGLATGTLLAGCLGGEVGTTATESPDTGTTTETEQPTDTTAETGTTTTSADHTVGLYTDLYFDPIGLHVEPGDTIAFELVSGAHSATAYHPDNEAVLERRVPQAAKAWDTGTWSETGTVRTATLAAEGTHDYFCIPHKGVEMIGRIVVGSPGGPATESGNPDGTLPASDRIVSEGSVPYDEWSSESE